In Musa acuminata AAA Group cultivar baxijiao chromosome BXJ3-11, Cavendish_Baxijiao_AAA, whole genome shotgun sequence, one DNA window encodes the following:
- the LOC103971318 gene encoding pollen-specific protein C13, translating into MANHSTYAVVAILAVAFILPAIALAARDVAGIKRGFVVQGRVFCDTCRAGFETPASTYIRGAKVSVECRSRITGAKTCSFDGTTDHTGTYNILIADEHDDHEICESVLVSSPESGCKTVLRGRERARVFLSRNNGIASDTRFANSLGFTKDTPLSICTQLLKTYEQYEV; encoded by the exons ATGGCGAACCATTCGACGTACGCGGTCGTCGCCATCTTGGCCGTGGCGTTCATCCTCCCGGCCATCGCGCTTGCCGCGCGCGACGTCGCCGGCATCAAGCGGGGGTTCGTCGTCCAGGGCCGCGTCTTCTGCGACACTTGCCGCGCTGGGTTCGAGACGCCGGCGTCGACCTACATCAGAG GTGCAAAGGTGAGCGTTGAGTGCCGATCGAGAATCACCGGTGCAAAGACATGCAGTTTCGACGGCACAACCGATCACACTGGCACCTACAACATCCTCATAGCAGACGAGCATGATGACCATGAGATCTGTGAATCTGTGCTCGTTAGCAGCCCAGAAAGTGGATGCAAGACTGTCCTCCGAGGTCGCGAGAGGGCTCGTGTGTTCCTCAGCCGCAACAATGGCATTGCATCAGACACCAGATTTGCAAACTCACTCGGTTTCACCAAGGACACTCCCCTGTCGATCTGCACCCAGCTGCTTAAGACGTATGAGCAATACGAAGTTTAA
- the LOC103971317 gene encoding uncharacterized protein LOC103971317 → MGSSGSKPSNGDALLLSRERVKCIRQAIDSRYALSAAHLSYIQSLCSIGTALRQFVEAALLIEPSYSTSEVNKSPSHSFCVTPSPSQFAEHVSSPSQSGSPLSSPRLSNMSYMRATGASAMTVTIDSSATHFVSEDSLTSSLLPPPPLLEIGSSWDYFDPANAVANCELHKGEPSGSINFCRRQLKEAEVVPLSEEQVMISCEEKQLIGNKVCLEGFDVEVKSIILAHKIDNIRCMHSGSLSVKGSIKTMIKIASSDISGSNIENSDLQREIYAEREDTSEFITHRAKCFLSSMRDIEHRFLRAAEAGTEMSRMLETDKIRLGISADRRGKSPSSQITSVFNRIWCKGEPLRKHGDSMQNLRKVITWNHSVSSLSSSSSKIPLTSATKHDEENTQSDFTEEFCMISGSHSSTLDRLYAWERKLYDDIKSIEYIRKVYDQKCKQLGHQCARDLDAGLIDKTRAVVKDLHSRLGVAIWSVESISKRIEKLRDDELQPQLVELMQGLIRMWKAMLECHHAQFITITLAYLTKSSTAAALGEPYRQALSHLINEMGYFSHTFSIWVSAYKSYVEALSTWLQKCVLHPQERRKGRRVIFPPHQALSPPIFVLCNGWLHGLESLPSKDLCDSIEEIMSILHDSFEQPTEAEQAGKLANEPENSRGFDGKQVRDYGRPSNLDELKTGLTRLFDRLTKFSETSLKVHEDVKQGIEIASIAYANIVV, encoded by the exons ATGGGTTCTTCAGGCTCCAAGCCTTCCAATGGGGATGCTTTGCTTCTATCGAGAGAGCGCGTAAAATGCATTAGGCAAGCTATTGATTCGAGATATGCTTTATCTGCAGCTCATCTCTCTTACATCCAATCTCTTTGTAGCATAGGAACTGCTTTAAGGCAGTTCGTGGAGGCTGCGCTCTTGATAGAGCCATCATATTCTACCTCCGAAGTTAACAAGTCCCCATCGCATTCTTTTTGTGTTACTCCATCGCCTTCCCAATTTGCCGAGCATGTCAGTTCACCATCACAAAGTGGGAGTCCATTGTCGTCGCCTCGACTGTCAAATATGAGTTACATGAGGGCAACAGGGGCTAGTGCTATGACTGTCACAATTGATTCATCAGCAACACATTTTGTCTCAGAAGATTCTCTTACTTCTTCCCTTCTGCCACCACCACCACTCCTGGAAATTGGATCATCATGGGACTACTTTGATCCCGCTAATGCAGTGGCTAACTGTGAATTGCATAAAGGTGAACCTAGTGGAAGCATAAATTTTTGCAGGAGACAGTTAAAGGAAGCAGAAGTGGTTCCTTTGAGCGAAGAGCAAGTGATGATATCATGCGAGGAGAAGCAATTAATAGGAAACAAGGTCTGTTTGGAGGGATTCGATGTGGAAGTTAAATCTATAATCTTGGCACATAAAATAGATAACATCAGATGTATGCATTCTGGGTCCCTTAGTGTTAAAGGATCAATTAAAactatgattaaaattgcctcatCTGATATTTCTGGATCAAATATAGAGAATAGTGATCTGCAGAGAGAGATATATGCTGAAAGGGAGGACACATCTGAGTTCATCACACACCGAGCAAAATGCTTCTTGTCCAGCATGAGGGACATCGAGCACCGATTTCTACGTGCAGCAGAAGCAGGCACTGAGATGTCTAGGATGCTGGAGACAGATAAGATCAGGCTTGGCATCTCTGCTGACAGAAGAG GTAAATCACCATCTTCTCAAATTACTTCAGTCTTTAATCGGATCTGGTGCAAAGGAGAGCCTCTCCGAAAGCATGGAG ATTCTATGCAGAATCTGAGAAAGGTTATCACATGGAACCATTCAGTCTCATctctgtcatcatcatcatcaaaaatcCCTCTTACCTCAGCAACAAAACATGATGAGGAAAATACGCAAAGTGATTTTACTGAAGAATTTTGTATGATTTCAGGAAGTCATTCATCCACATTGGACAGGCTATATGCATGGGAACGCAAACTGTATGATGACATCAAG TCTATTGAGTATATCAGGAAGGTGTATGATCAGAAATGTAAGCAACTCGGACATCAATGTGCAAGAGATCTAGATGCAGGATTGATTGACAAAACTCGGGCTGTTGTAAAGGATCTTCATTCTCGATTAGGAGTGGCTATTTGGTCAGTTGAATCAATTTCAAAAAGAATTGAGAAGTTGAGGGACGATGAGTTGCAGCCTCAACTTGTGGAACTGATGCAAGG GTTGATCAGGATGTGGAAAGCTATGCTTGAATGCCACCATGCACAATTCATCACGATAACATTAGCATATCTAACAAAGAGCTCAACCGCAGCAGCACTTGGCGAACCCTATCGGCAGGCTTTAAGCCACCTCATAAATGAGATGGGCTACTTCAGCCATACCTTTTCGATTTGGGTCAGTGCTTATAAATCCTATGTAGAGGCTCTCAGTACCTGGCTTCAGAAGTGTGTCTTGCACCCCCAAGAACGCAGGAAGGGAAGGCGGGTCATCTTTCCTCCTCATCAAGCATTATCTCCGCCTATATTTGTGCTCTGCAATGGTTGGCTTCATGGACTCGAGTCCCTTCCTTCCAAGGATCTCTGTGATTCTATTGAAGAGATCATGTCAATCCTACATGACTCCTTTGAGCAGCCAACAGAAGCTGAACAAGCTGGAAAATTGGCCAACGAGCCAGAAAATAGCAGAGGATTTGACGGCAAGCAAGTGCGAGACTATGGAAGACCTTCGAACTTAGATGAGTTGAAGACAGGATTGACAAGGCTTTTTGATCGGCTGACAAAGTTCTCCGAGACATCGCTGAAGGTCCATGAAGATGTGAAGCAGGGGATTGAGATAGCTTCCATTGCTTATGCAAACATAGTAGTTTAG
- the LOC103971332 gene encoding NDR1/HIN1-like protein 13 — protein sequence MAERAPPSTPPQPAADAPPDPATAADPPADPNPHPESYPQLGTYVVQVPKDQVYRVPPPENAYLAERYRNKDKTRRKSPCVGLLKWILGAALLIFFLLIVIVVVFFVTVKPATPTFAVERLSVKSSGTSHRKPEYDLTMRVHNPSQKMGYAYEAGGTAVMAHSNVDIAAGKTPGLHQGYQNTTTFRLVLHGSNTDGLPKTIDRSLNGSKDVVPLEVTARFVVTPRAMGLDLWTTSLDMACAVRASGLGKEARIVSQECKSNLKL from the coding sequence ATGGCGGAGCGGGCGCCGCCCAGCACACCGCCTCAGCCGGCCGCCGATGCTCCCCCTGACCCTGCCACCGCCGCGGACCCCCCCGCCGATCCCAATCCCCATCCAGAATCCTATCCCCAGCTCGGCACCTACGTCGTCCAAGTCCCCAAGGACCAAGTCTACCGCGTGCCGCCGCCCGAGAACGCCTACCTGGCCGAGCGGTACCGCAACAAGGACAAAACCCGGCGAAAAAGCCCCTGCGTCGGCTTGCTGAAATGGATCCTCGGCGCCGCCCTCCTCATCTTTTTCCTCCTCATAGTGATCGTGGTCGTCTTCTTCGTCACTGTGAAACCTGCGACGCCCACGTTCGCCGTCGAACGCCTCTCCGTCAAGAGCTCCGGCACATCCCACCGGAAGCCGGAGTATGATCTCACGATGAGAGTCCACAACCCGAGCCAGAAGATGGGCTACGCCTACGAGGCCGGAGGGACGGCGGTCATGGCCCACAGCAACGTCGACATCGCAGCGGGGAAGACGCCGGGGCTCCACCAAGGCTACCAGAACACCACCACCTTCCGACTGGTTCTTCATGGCTCCAACACCGACGGGCTACCGAAGACGATCGATCGGAGTCTGAATGGATCGAAGGACGTTGTCCCGCTCGAGGTCACAGCTAGGTTCGTGGTGACGCCAAGAGCCATGGGGCTGGATCTGTGGACGACGAGCTTGGACATGGCGTGTGCTGTTCGAGCAAGTGGACTGGGCAAAGAAGCTCGTATCGTATCTCAAGAATGTAAGTCCAACCTTAAGCTGTGA